One region of Fusobacterium periodonticum 1_1_41FAA genomic DNA includes:
- a CDS encoding AAA family ATPase: MKKGIGLGIDDFRKIIKEDCYYFDKTNWIEELLKDRSQTKLFTRPRRFGKTLNMSTLKYFFDVKNAEENRKLFKDLYIEKSEYFKEQGQYPVIFISLKDLKKNTWEDAFFELKALLREVYEEHSYVKEKLSDIEKEEYDKILMKTEDAEYGRALRNLTKYLHTYYQKEVVLLIDEYDNPLIVANTFNYYKDSINFFRDFFSTALKTNPYLKTAVLTGIVQVAKEGIFSGLNNVITYNILKDKFETFFGLSEEEVEAALKYFEMDYQIEEVKKWYDGYKFGEKEIYNPWSILNYLSNGKLQAYWVNTSDNALIYENLSIANMDVFNCLEKLFEGKEIKKEISPFFTFEELERYNGIWQLMVYNGYLKLNQKLEDDEYLLTIPNYEIQTFFKKGFIDKYLIGSNYFNPIMRTLLEGNIDEFGRMLEEIFLINTSFHDLKAESVYHTFLLGMLIWLRDKYEVKSNGERGQGRYDILLLPLDKKKPAFVFEFKVSKTIKGLESKAEEALNQIKEKQYDVGIKESGIDKIYRIGLAFKGKKVKIKYELT; this comes from the coding sequence ATGAAAAAAGGAATAGGTCTAGGAATAGATGATTTTAGAAAGATAATAAAAGAAGATTGTTACTATTTTGATAAAACAAATTGGATAGAAGAGCTATTAAAAGATAGAAGTCAAACAAAATTGTTTACTAGACCAAGAAGATTTGGAAAAACTTTAAATATGAGTACATTAAAGTATTTTTTTGATGTAAAAAATGCAGAAGAAAATAGAAAATTATTTAAAGATTTATATATAGAGAAATCAGAATATTTTAAAGAGCAGGGACAGTATCCTGTAATATTTATCTCCTTAAAAGATTTAAAGAAAAATACTTGGGAAGATGCTTTTTTTGAATTAAAAGCACTTTTGAGAGAAGTTTATGAAGAACATAGTTATGTTAAAGAAAAGTTAAGTGATATAGAAAAAGAAGAGTATGATAAAATTCTAATGAAAACAGAAGATGCTGAGTATGGAAGGGCATTAAGAAATTTAACAAAATATTTACATACATATTATCAAAAAGAAGTTGTACTATTAATAGATGAATATGATAATCCTTTAATAGTTGCAAATACATTTAATTACTATAAAGATTCAATAAATTTCTTTAGAGATTTCTTCAGTACAGCATTGAAAACAAATCCATATTTAAAAACAGCTGTATTAACAGGTATAGTTCAAGTGGCAAAAGAAGGAATATTCTCTGGATTAAATAATGTAATAACTTATAATATTTTAAAAGATAAGTTTGAAACATTTTTTGGATTGAGTGAAGAAGAAGTGGAAGCAGCCTTAAAATATTTTGAAATGGACTATCAAATAGAAGAAGTTAAAAAATGGTATGACGGCTATAAGTTTGGAGAAAAAGAAATATACAATCCATGGTCTATACTAAACTATTTATCAAATGGTAAATTACAAGCTTATTGGGTAAATACATCAGATAATGCCCTAATTTATGAGAACTTAAGTATTGCTAATATGGATGTATTTAACTGTTTAGAAAAGCTATTTGAAGGAAAAGAGATAAAAAAAGAAATAAGTCCATTTTTTACTTTTGAAGAATTAGAAAGATATAACGGGATATGGCAATTAATGGTCTATAATGGTTATCTAAAATTGAATCAAAAATTGGAAGATGATGAGTATTTATTGACTATACCAAACTATGAGATACAAACATTTTTTAAGAAGGGCTTTATAGATAAATATTTAATCGGTTCAAATTATTTCAATCCTATAATGAGAACTTTACTAGAAGGTAATATAGATGAATTTGGAAGAATGTTAGAAGAAATATTTTTAATAAATACAAGTTTCCACGATTTAAAAGCTGAAAGTGTATATCATACTTTTTTATTGGGAATGTTAATCTGGTTAAGGGATAAGTACGAAGTAAAATCAAATGGAGAAAGAGGACAAGGTAGATATGATATCTTACTTTTACCACTTGATAAGAAAAAGCCAGCCTTTGTATTTGAATTTAAAGTATCA